A genomic stretch from Schistosoma haematobium chromosome 4, whole genome shotgun sequence includes:
- the RAD50 gene encoding DNA repair protein rad50 (EggNog:ENOG410VC2E~COG:L), producing the protein MVKTTTGSMSVSRPKSKNNTSCNNEARLDMRGRCSAGQKVLASLIIRLALAEVFCLHCGVLALDEPTTNLDRENIESLAYALVEIIKNRSRQKNFQLIVITHDEDFVELLGRSDYVENFFLLSRDAQGLSEIRKVPIGEHFH; encoded by the exons ATGGTGAAGACAACAACAGGAAGCATGTCAGTTTCTCGGCCGAAGTCAAAAAACAACACTTCATGCAATAACGAAGCCCGTTTAGATATGCGTGGACGATGTTCAGCTGGGCAAAAAGTTCTAGCCAGTTTAATCATCCGTTTAGCACTGGCTGAAGTATTTTGCCTACATTGTGGAGTACTTGCTCTTGATGAACCAACGACAAACCTCGACCGAGAAAATATTGAAAGCTTAGCTTATGCTCTGGTAGA aaTTATAAAAAACAGGAGCCGTCAGAAAAACTTTCAGTTAATCGTTATCACACATGATGAAGATTTCGTCGAATTACTTGGTAGATCAGACTACGTGGAAAACTTTTTCCTATTATCACGTGATGCACA aGGTTTATCAGAAATTAGAAAAGTCCCTATTGGAGaacattttcattaa